In the Brettanomyces nanus chromosome 1, complete sequence genome, AAATCGCTGCGTACTCAGCATGTCCAACTTGGTAAGGagattgatcaaattgAGACTCAAATTCTTACCCTGAAGAAAGCACATaagaagattgaaagagagaaagtGACAATGGACGAAAAAATCAAACATATGCAGAGCAGTCAGAAGAAAGCATCGAAATCATTAGAGTCACACAAACTTGCACTCAGGGAAGCACAGGCTACCCTTTCCATCAATCAGCAAAACATTGAAGGATATACagatcaagaacaagaacttCAGATTAAGCTtactgaagaaaagaaagagttagaaaagataaaaatAGAACTGTCAGACAAAACCAAAGATCTTTCTCAGCGGATGAATGACCTTCAACGAGAGCTTCAACCATGGCAGAATAAGATTGATAGCAAACAGGGTGAGCTGGATGTCAAGAACTCAGAGTTAGAGATTCTCAAGAAACGTCTTTCTGAGTTTgtggaagaggaaactTCATTAAGGCAGGCTATAGAGGAGAAGACGGAACTTGTGAAgtccaaaaagaagcagatcgCTTTACTTCGACAGGAAAAAGCTCACGTGAATGGTCAAATTGAGCTGGGCGAGCCCGAAGTGGCAGACGCTTCTAAAAAACTTAAAGAGATGGAAAGGCAGTTGATGAGCGCACGTCAAAGAGCAGAGGATGCTAAATCCCGCGTCAGCAGGTCAGAATCCAGAAACAGAGTGCTTAATGCATTGATGCATTTGAAACAGACAGGAAGACTTCAGGGTTTCTATGGTAGACTTGGCGATTTGGGTATCATTGACGATAAATATGATGTTGCCGTTTCTACCGGAGGAGGATCTTTAGATGATATGGTAGTGGATACCGTTGAATGCGCTCAACAGTGCATTCAGTACATTAGAAAGAATGGATTGGGCTTTGGTAAGTTCATTGTTTTGAATAAACTTCGGCAGTTTAACTTACAGCGTATTCAAACTCCCGAGAACGTTTCTAGATTGTTCGATTTGATTGAACCTGTTGAACCAAAATTTGCAGCTGCATTCTACTCGTCGATGTATGACACTTTGGTGACAGAGAAACTTCAGGTAGCCAATAGGGTGGCGTTTGGAGGGAGAAAAAGATGGAGAGTAGTTACAATGGATGGCAAACTCGTTGACTCTAGTGGCGCCATGTCCGGTGGTGGTAGTACCGTTTACAGGGGGGCCATGAAATTGAGATCTAAGCACCCTTCAGGAGCCCACGAAATTACCGAGCATGAAATGCAGAAGTTGGTGATGGATATGGACAACAAGGAAAAGGCCTTTCAAGAGGCTACCACGGCTTTTAGACAAATGGAACAGGCATTGATTGAATATAAAGAGAGGTTACCTCAGATTGATGTGGAATCTTCGAAATTTGATATCGAAATTCGATCTCTGAACGAGGGGATAAAGACTGCAGAAGTGCGACTAAAAGAGATGAGTAAAGATAGTACGCAGAAGAGACACACAGAGACGGAGATTGAAAGCGTGAACAGTGTCATCACCGGACTTTCAGATGATAAGGCCCATTTGAAAGAGCAGTCTTCCGGATTACAGCAGAAGATCTCAGAGATCGAACAGAGAATAATGGATATTGGGGGAGTGAAACTGAAGATCCAAAAGGCGAAAGTAGATTCTGTGGAGCAGAAGCTCGAGATTCTTGGCGAGAAAAAATCTAACGATGGGGTGACTGCTTCGAAAGCAAAGAATCAGATTTCAAGACTCGAGAAACAGATCAGTGATAacgagaaggagattgaagaatgtgATGAATCGATAGCATCAATTCAAGCTGAATATAAAAAAGAACTATCGTCGTTTCAGGACTCAGAGAGTCATATCAGAGAGTTACAAAGCTGCAAAGATGACAAGCGGgacaagaaggagaaattaGAAGacgatttggaagaggtggaGTCGAAATTGAACGATCTTCgtaagaaagagattgagTCTATGGGAGAAATAGAGAAATACGAGTTGGCCGTACAAGGTTGCGAGAAGAGAATTACCAACATGACTGAGAGTGCCGGCACATTTCAGGTCAGAGATATCGAGGAACTATTGGGATGGATGgatccaaaagaaagaaaacagtATTCACAGAATCGGGAATCACTTCCTAAGTTGAGACCAGAGGAATTGGAAAAGGTAGATTTTGCTGCAGTGAGGCAAGAGGTAGACAGAATGGAGGAGGCATTGACAAATGCAGAGGTTGATCTTGATGTTTTAAAAGAGTATTCAGGGCGATTCACCGAGTATAAAGAACGTAAGGATGCTTTTAACGAGTCAGTTTCTGCTCGTGACAGTGCCAAAGAGCGTTGCACTCTGTTGAAGGAACAGAGATTAGACGAGTTCATGGCAGGATTCAATGCTATTTCATCTACCTTGAGGGAGATGTATCACATGATCACTATGGGAGGTAACGCTGAACTAGAGCTTGTGGATTCGTTGGATCCATTCTCGGAAGGTATTCTCTTCTCAGTGATGCCGCCAAGAAAATCATGGAAGAATATCAGTAACCTTTCTGGAGGTGAAAAGACTCTTTCGTCGTTGGCACTTGTGTTTGCTCTTCACAGTTACAAGCCTACACCATTGTACGTTATGGATGAGATTGACGCCGCCTTAGACTTCCGA is a window encoding:
- a CDS encoding uncharacterized protein (BUSCO:EOG09340A84); this translates as MTNEDGDILMAEAHSSFKKDEQGDTIMDESEKGDKVIAPKGGDTKDVPLSPPISSTETDTKSKISVVGLEPLDKEGVNMKPKEELGAPTTLSVSPVIPTQPGPPPMTKPTPRLVIEQLVLINFKSYAGKQVVGPFHPSFSAVVGPNGSGKSNVIDSLLFVFGFRASKMRQSKLSELIHNSENFQDLPFCRVDVHFKKVIDKFDENGHGYAEDVPKSQLVVSRKATRNNSSQFYINNHGSNFTEVRNLLKAQGIDLDHKRFLILQGEVESIAQMKPKAEKDSDDGLLEYLEDIIGTSKYKEPIGECLSQIDELNDICIEKERRFVFVEKSKNEMEEPKEKALAYLIDEKKYLEKKATYLQFSLRRDQQKLDTNKANLEQLKQSLETGKQESSRAKIEVKSLRTQHVQLGKEIDQIETQILTLKKAHKKIEREKVTMDEKIKHMQSSQKKASKSLESHKLALREAQATLSINQQNIEGYTDQEQELQIKLTEEKKELEKIKIELSDKTKDLSQRMNDLQRELQPWQNKIDSKQGELDVKNSELEILKKRLSEFVEEETSLRQAIEEKTELVKSKKKQIALLRQEKAHVNGQIELGEPEVADASKKLKEMERQLMSARQRAEDAKSRVSRSESRNRVLNALMHLKQTGRLQGFYGRLGDLGIIDDKYDVAVSTGGGSLDDMVVDTVECAQQCIQYIRKNGLGFGKFIVLNKLRQFNLQRIQTPENVSRLFDLIEPVEPKFAAAFYSSMYDTLVTEKLQVANRVAFGGRKRWRVVTMDGKLVDSSGAMSGGGSTVYRGAMKLRSKHPSGAHEITEHEMQKLVMDMDNKEKAFQEATTAFRQMEQALIEYKERLPQIDVESSKFDIEIRSLNEGIKTAEVRLKEMSKDSTQKRHTETEIESVNSVITGLSDDKAHLKEQSSGLQQKISEIEQRIMDIGGVKLKIQKAKVDSVEQKLEILGEKKSNDGVTASKAKNQISRLEKQISDNEKEIEECDESIASIQAEYKKELSSFQDSESHIRELQSCKDDKRDKKEKLEDDLEEVESKLNDLRKKEIESMGEIEKYELAVQGCEKRITNMTESAGTFQVRDIEELLGWMDPKERKQYSQNRESLPKLRPEELEKVDFAAVRQEVDRMEEALTNAEVDLDVLKEYSGRFTEYKERKDAFNESVSARDSAKERCTLLKEQRLDEFMAGFNAISSTLREMYHMITMGGNAELELVDSLDPFSEGILFSVMPPRKSWKNISNLSGGEKTLSSLALVFALHSYKPTPLYVMDEIDAALDFRNVSIIANYIKGRTKNAQFVVISLRNNMFELAERLVGIYKVNNLTRSVTLENQDMVQGDEQKDAKKNKKKIMKV